In Syntrophorhabdaceae bacterium, a single window of DNA contains:
- the groES gene encoding co-chaperone GroES, whose protein sequence is MKVKPLQDRVVIKRLEEEEKTKGGIIIPDAAKEKPQEGRVVAVGSGKMTEKGQRVAPEVKAGDKILFGKYSGTEIKIDGEEHLILREEDILAIIKD, encoded by the coding sequence ATGAAGGTTAAACCGTTACAGGATAGAGTGGTTATCAAGAGGCTCGAGGAAGAGGAGAAGACAAAAGGGGGGATCATTATTCCGGATGCCGCTAAGGAGAAACCCCAGGAGGGCCGTGTGGTCGCGGTCGGCAGCGGTAAAATGACGGAGAAGGGTCAGAGAGTGGCGCCTGAAGTAAAGGCGGGAGACAAGATCCTGTTCGGCAAGTACTCGGGAACGGAGATCAAAATTGACGGCGAAGAGCACCTGATCCTCAGGGAAGAAGACATACTCGCAATAATCAAAGATTAG